The Dunckerocampus dactyliophorus isolate RoL2022-P2 chromosome 16, RoL_Ddac_1.1, whole genome shotgun sequence genome includes a window with the following:
- the prdx5 gene encoding peroxiredoxin-5, mitochondrial, with amino-acid sequence MISVTATLIKRTRFDHCARRIHSSVLLKMPIQVGERLPAVQVHEGEPGNTVAMDQLFKGKKGVLFAVPGAFTPGCSKTHLPGFVEQAADLKMKGMQEVACISVNDAFVMAAWGKQHGADGKIRMLADPTGAFTKAVDLLLDSDQIVQVLGNKRSKRYAMVVDDGVVKKINVEPDGTGLTCSLAPSILSEL; translated from the exons ATGATTTCCGTTACCGCCACGCTCATTAAACGCACCCGCTTTGATCACTGTGCGAGACGGATACACTCCTCTGTTTTGCTCAAAATGCCGATCCAG GTGGGTGAACGTCTCCCTGCAGTGCAAGTCCACGAGGGCGAGCCAGGGAATACGGTGGCAATGGATCAGCTCTTTAAGGGAAAAAAGGGCGTCCTCTTTGCTGTGCCAGGAGCTTTCACCCCTGGTTGCTCCAAG ACTCATCTTCCAGGTTTTGTGGAGCAGGCAGCGGACTTGAAGATGAAAGGCATGCAAGAGGTGGCCTGCATTTCTGTCAACGACGCGTTTGTCATGGCTGCCTGGGGAAAGCAGCACGGGGCAGATGGCAAG ATTCGAATGCTGGCTGATCCTACTGGAGCATTCACGAAG GCTGTGGACTTGCTGCTGGACAGTGATCAGATCGTGCAAGTCCTTGGAAACAAGAGATCTAAGAG ATATGCGATGGTGGTTGACGACGGCGTCGTGAAGAAGATCAACGTGGAGCCTGATGGCACTGGACTGACATGCAGCTTGGCGCCCAGCATTCTCTCCGAGCTGTAG